The sequence below is a genomic window from Nitrobacter winogradskyi Nb-255.
CAGTTCCTCGCCGGGCGCAACGATCCGGCCATGAACATGACGCGTCAGCGCCCGTGCACAGGCCGGCGTGCCGGCGATGGCCGCGCTGACGGCAAAGCCCTGTCGCGTCAGCGCGCTGCACAACGCATTCATCAGCGCCGCCTCCCCGCCGAACAGATGCGCGCAGCCGGTGATGTCCAGCAGCAAGCCGTGCGGCGGATCGAGCGCCACCAGCGGCGTGAAGCGGTCGCACCAGTCGGCGATGCCGTTCAATGTCCGCGCGTCCGCCGTCTCGTCAGCATCGAACACGTCGATGTCGGGACAGATCGCGCGGGCATTGGCCAGCGGCAGGCCAATCGTCAGGCCGAGGCGCGCGGCCGCGTCATTCAGCGCGGAAATGACCATCGCGTTGTTTTGTTTGGCGACGATGACGCAAGGCCGGTCGTTATCCCGCTCGCCGGAGCGGAACGACTTTCGCCGGATACGGTCGGCCGGCAGGCGCGGCAACCACAGGCTGAGGATGCGCCTGCGGGCCGGAGCACGAGGCGTTACGGAAAAGGCACTCATCACATTTCCATTCCATGATCCACTGACCGGTCTGGCCATGACGATTACGCACAAGCCGGGCTTCGAAGACGGGCGCGCCCCATGCCTGCCAGGCCGCGCACGGCCAGCTCGCCGCCGGGCGCACGATCCATCGTGTCTCCGCCGTCGAAGGCAGCGGCGTCGCCGCCACCCGCAGCAGCAACCCGGTGACGCCGGAATGACGCGCGGCCAGCGTCAGCCTGCGGCTGGCGACGAGATCGAACAGACGCGTCTCGCCCCATATCTCCATCACCACGGCGCCGAGCGCATCGCAGGCCAGCGCGTCGGACGCCGTCCGCAGCGCGCTCTCCGCATCGGCTACGTGGACCATCACCAGAAGACGCGGATCAAGACCGAGTTCGCGCCATCCGCACATCGACAACGCGCCGGATTCGCGTGCGGCAAAATCCTGCCGAACCCAAAGCAGCGGCCGTCTCGCACATATCCTCCGCGCAAGACCCGCGATGAATCCGGTCGCCGCCGCGCTGTGACGTCCTTCCGCAAACACCTCGTGCACGGCGCCGCGCGAGAGCCCGCCCTGCAACACCGCATCCATCTCCGCGTGGTCGAGCGCCGCCCTGCCTAACATTGCGCCGCCATGACAGGTCTCAATCCGCGCGATGCGGTCACGCAGGCGCGCAAGCTTTCCCGCACTGCTTCCGGTTCCAGGCATGATCAAAAATCCGTCCGTGACATCAGAACCCGTGACAAGCCTTAATGTTCACTATATGTTCTAGTAAATGCCCGCCGTGGCCAAGAGTCAACCGGGACCTTTCCGGCGACGCTTTCGCCCGGGGGATCGCCAACCTTGTTTTGGTTGTGGCGCCAAAGGATTGGAAAGCATGAACCTGCAACGCAAGCTGGAAATCCTGGCTGACGCCGCCAAGTACGACGCTTCCTGCGCCTCCAGCGGCACGGAACTGCGGGACAGCCGCGACGGCAAGGGTCTCGGCTCGACCGCTCCCGGCATGGGCATCTGCCATTCCTATGCGCCGGACGGACGCTGCATTTCACTGCTGAAGGTGCTACTGACCAATGCCTGCAACTACGACTGCCTCTACTGCGTCAACCGGGCATCGTCGAATGTGCCGCGCGCCCGCTTCACAATCGACGAAGTGGTCAGGCTGACCATCGACTTCTATCGCCGAAACTACATCGAGGGGCTGTTTCTCTCTTCGGGCATCATCCGGAGCGCGGACTATACCATGGAGCAGGTGGTCGCTGTCGCGCGCAAACTACGCGAGGAACATCGCTTTCGCGGCTACATCCATCTCAAGACCATTCCCGACGCGAATGATGCCTTGATCACGGAGGCCGGCAAATATGCCGATCGCCTCTCCATCAACATCGAGATGCCGGAGGAGGACAGCCTCGCGAAGCTTGCGCCCGAGAAGGATGCGCGCGCCATCCGCCGCACCATGGGACGATTGCGGCTGAAGCTGGATGAAGCGAAGGAGGCAAGGAAGGCCGACGCCACAGCGCGCGTGAGAGCGCCACGCTTCGCGCCGGCCGGCCAGACGACGCAGATGATCGTCGGTGCCGATGCCGCATCGGATCAAACGATCTTGAGCACAAGCGCCAATCTCTACGGCTCCTACCGCCTCAAGCGCGTCTATTACTCGGCCTTCAGCCCGATCCCCGACGCAAGCCGCGCCCTGCCCTTGAGCGCTCCGCCTCTCATGCGTGAACATCGGCTGTATCAGGCCGATTGGCTGATGCGTTTCTATGGCTTTGACATCAGCGAGATCGTCGATGCCACGAACCCGATGCTGCCGCTCGACATCGATCCGAAACTCGCCTGGGCGCTGCGCCACCGCGATCGCTTTCCGCTCGACATCAACCGCGCCAGCCGGGAAGAACTGCTACGGGTGCCGGGTTTTGGAACCAAAGCCGTGGACCGCATTCTCTCCGCGCGACGTTACACCTCGATCCGCGCCGCGGACCTTTCGCGCCTGCACGTCCCCCGAAACAAGGCGCTGCCCTTCATCGTTCTTGCCGACCACCGGCAGTCGCCGAAAGCCCTGGAGAGCATGACGCTGGCGGAGCAGTTGAAGCCGAAAGCCGTGCAACTGGGGTTCGGATTTTGACCCGCCACATCATCCTCGACGGCGAAACCGATTTCGACGGTTGGCGCCGCGCCGCCCGCGCGCTCGCGCTCAACAATGCCGCCCCGCACGATGTAGTCTGGCGCGCGCCCGGCAACGAACCTGACCTGTTTACACCCGCCGCCGCGGCTCTGCCCGACGGACCGTTTGTCAGCACCTTCAATATCCCGGCGCGGTTCATCGAACTCGCGCAGGCGGCGATCCTGCATCGCGATCCCGAGCGGTTTGCCCTGCTCTATCGCCTGCTGTGGCGACTGCGCATGAACCACGATCTGCTCGATATCGCCACCGACCAGGATGTCGTCAGAATAAGGGACATGGTCAGGGCGGTCCGCCGCGACGAACACAAGATGCACGCCTTCGTGCGGTTTCGCGAGATCGGCCGTGAACGCGACACCCATTTCATCGCCTGGTTCGAGCCCGAGCATCACATCGTCGAACTTGCCGCTCCCTTTTTCATGCGGCGTTTCGCGGACATGAACTGGTCGATTCTGACGCCCGACACCTGTGCGCACTGGAACGATAACCGGCTGTCGTTCACGCCGGGCGTCTGCCGCGACGAGGCGCCGGCCGGAGACCGGCTCGAAGAAGTCTGGCGCAGCTATTACGCCAGCATTTTCAATACGGCCCGCCTCAAGGTGAAGGCGATGCAAACTGAAATGCCGAAGAAATACTGGCGGAACCTGCCCGAGGCTTCGCTGATTAGAGTCTTTTTGGGTTGATCTGACTCGTTTGAGGATTCACGGAGGGGTTTTTCTGGGCCAGGGTTTGGCTGTCTTGATTCGGAGGCAGCGATGACACGGGCCTATTCGTCTGATTTGCGCGAGCGGGTGATTGGTGCGGTTGCGGGCGGGCTTTCGGCAACCTCGGCGGCCAAGGTTTTTTCGGTGAGTGCCAGCAGCGCGATCAAATGGGTCCGTCAGTGGCGGCTTGACGGACGAACGGCGCCGAGCGGCCTTCGCGGTCATCGTCGCGCGGTTCTTGAGCCGCATGCCGCGTGGCTGCTCGACCTGATTGGGGCACAGTCGGAT
It includes:
- a CDS encoding ImuA family protein; this translates as MPGTGSSAGKLARLRDRIARIETCHGGAMLGRAALDHAEMDAVLQGGLSRGAVHEVFAEGRHSAAATGFIAGLARRICARRPLLWVRQDFAARESGALSMCGWRELGLDPRLLVMVHVADAESALRTASDALACDALGAVVMEIWGETRLFDLVASRRLTLAARHSGVTGLLLRVAATPLPSTAETRWIVRPAASWPCAAWQAWGAPVFEARLVRNRHGQTGQWIMEWKCDECLFRNASCSGPQAHPQPVVAAPAGRPYPAKVVPLRRAG
- a CDS encoding putative DNA modification/repair radical SAM protein; its protein translation is MNLQRKLEILADAAKYDASCASSGTELRDSRDGKGLGSTAPGMGICHSYAPDGRCISLLKVLLTNACNYDCLYCVNRASSNVPRARFTIDEVVRLTIDFYRRNYIEGLFLSSGIIRSADYTMEQVVAVARKLREEHRFRGYIHLKTIPDANDALITEAGKYADRLSINIEMPEEDSLAKLAPEKDARAIRRTMGRLRLKLDEAKEARKADATARVRAPRFAPAGQTTQMIVGADAASDQTILSTSANLYGSYRLKRVYYSAFSPIPDASRALPLSAPPLMREHRLYQADWLMRFYGFDISEIVDATNPMLPLDIDPKLAWALRHRDRFPLDINRASREELLRVPGFGTKAVDRILSARRYTSIRAADLSRLHVPRNKALPFIVLADHRQSPKALESMTLAEQLKPKAVQLGFGF